Proteins from one Microcaecilia unicolor chromosome 2, aMicUni1.1, whole genome shotgun sequence genomic window:
- the LOC115462036 gene encoding LOW QUALITY PROTEIN: transmembrane protein 241-like (The sequence of the model RefSeq protein was modified relative to this genomic sequence to represent the inferred CDS: inserted 1 base in 1 codon; substituted 1 base at 1 genomic stop codon) gives MYIKRLTVGLVFCLFHLAAYFTTKYVXVLKLSYPTLFQGWQTLLGGLLLHISSKLGLVEISSSSRSQVLSWVPASVHLWPILYAGSIALSKLPTPMFFTLQNVAEVVSCGLQRFIQTEHVPLMKICSSLFLLIAASCLPLHDSQFDPDGYFIAFFPHVVHLSYVGGYKVFQKSQKSTVIRDLDQQYINYIFSAVLLSVSSHPTVDLFSVMEFPFLYLYIFHSGCCASGILXFFLMLSTVKLKSSVSSRHLAAWTLFGKVILPSGNH, from the exons ATGTATATAAAGAGACTCACAGTCGGTCTAGTATTCTGTTTATTTCACTTAGCCGCTTATTTCACCACCAAGTATG CTGTCCTGAAATTATCCTATCCTACCCTTTTTCAAGGGTGGCAGACACTGCTAGGGGGTCTTCTACTTCATATCTCCTCGaaactgggcttggtggagatcAGTAGCAGTTCAAGGTCCCAAGTTCTTTCATGGGTCCCTGCATCTGTCCATTTGTGGccaatat tgtatgctggTTCCATAGCATTATCAAAATTGCCAACACCTATGTTCTTTACCTTGCAAAATGTAGCAGAAGTTGTCAGCTGTGGACTCCAGAGGTTTATTCAGACAGAGCACGTGCCTTTGATGAAAATTTGCAGTTCATTATTCCTGTTGATAGCAGCAAGTTGTCTGCCATTACATGATTCCCAGTTTGATCCTGATggctattttattgcattt tttccacatgtaGTTCATTTGAGCTATGTTGGAGGTTACAAAGTATTTCAGAAGTCCCAGAAATCAACTGTTATAAGGGACCTTGACCAACAGTACATAAACTATATTTTCAGTGCTGTGCTTTTGAGTGTTTCATCACATCCCACAGTTGATCTCTTCAGTGTCATGGAATTTCCATTTCTCTACTTGTACATATTCCATAGTGGCTGCTGTGCCAGCggtattctgtaatttttcttGATGCTGTCCACGGTGAAGCTTAAAAGCAGTGTGTCTTCAAGGCATCTTGCTGCATGGACTCTGTTTGGAAAGGTCATCCttccttccggaaatcactaa